The DNA sequence CTCGTAGTCCGTGCCCGCGGTCCGTGCCGCCCCCTCGAGCGCGATGACCAGAAACGGCAGTGAGACGAAGGTCTGCGCCAGGACGACGGCCGTGGTGGTGAACGCGATCTGGATACCCGCGGCTTCTAGGTACCGACCCAGCAGCCCCAGTCGGCCGAAGGCGTAGAGCAGTGCGATCCCGCCCACCACCGGAGGAAGCACGAGCGGCAGCAGGATCACCGGTCGCACCGCGCGTACGGCCCGCGACGGACTGCGGGCCAGCACCATCGCCATCGGCACCCCGAGCAGCACGCACAGCACCGTGCTGGCGGCCGCGGTCTGCAGGCTCAGGACCAGCGCCGCCACCGACGACTCGCTGGTGACCAGCGTGGTGAAGCGCGGCCAGTCCACCTTCGCCGCGACGGCGACCAGCGGCAACGCCACGAACAACGCACCGGCGGCCGCCGGGACGTAGATCCACCGAGGAAGCGTGGGGCCGTCGCTCACAGTCGCGCGGCACCCGGTGCACCGGGGAACCTCGGCGTACGCCAACCCATATCCGGCACCTTAGGTCACCGGCGTGCGCCTATACCGCATCGTCTGCGCGTCGATTTACCCGAGGTAGCTACCGTCCAGTAACATGACGCGAGACCGCGGCCCCCGCGTGCTGCGGTCGAAGCCAACGAGGAGGTCATGGCGATGGAGGTGCTGGTCACCGGCGGCGATACGGATCTGGGACGGGCGGTCGCGGCTGGGTTCCGCGATGACGGCCACCGGGTGGTGATCGGCGGAGCGCGGCGGGAGGATCTGGAGATCGCCGCCAAGGAACTCGACGTCGACTCGATCGTTTTCGACAACACCGACCCGGCCAGCCTCGAAGAGGCCCGTTCGCAGTTCCCGCACCACCTCGACACCCTGGTCAACGTGCCCGCGCCGCGGTTCGCCCCCGAGGATCCGCGCACGTTCGCCCTCGCCGACCACGCGGCCGCCTGGCGGCGCGCCCTGGACGCCACCCTGGTCTCGGCGGTGCTGACGGTTCAGATCGTCGGCGACCACCTGCGTTCGGGCGGCTCGATCGTCAACGTCATCCCGGAGAACGTCGCCATCGCACAGGCCCGTGAGGGCAGCGTCGACGCCGCGATCAAGGCCGCGCTGTCGGACTGGACCGCGGGGCAGGCGGCCCACTTCGGCACCCGCGGGATCACGGTCAACGCCATCGCGACCGGCAGAAGCGCCGAACCGTCCTACGACGGCCTGGGCACCACCCCGCCCGCCGTGTCCGCCGAGATCGCCCGGTTGGCGCTGTTCCTGTCGACCCCGGCGGCCCGCCATATCACCGGTCAGACGATGCACGTCAGCCGAGGTGCGCTCGCGAACTTCGGCTAGGCCGATAGGGTTGGAGGAGTGACGATCCGACTCGGACTCCAGATCCCGAACTTCAGTTACGGAACCGGCGTCGCCGAACTGTTCCCGACGGTCATCGCCCAGGCCCGCGAGGCCGAGGCGGCCGGCTTCGACTCGGTCTTCGTGATGGACCACTTCTACCAACTGCCCGGTCTCGGCACTCCGGACCAGCCGATGCTCGAGGCCTACACGGCGCTGGGCGCGCTGGCCACCGCGACCGAACGGGTGCAGCTGGGCACCCTGGTCACCGGCAACACCTATCGCAACCCCACCCTGCTCGCCAAGGCGATCACCACGCTCGACGTCATCAGCCAGGGCCGGGCGATCCTGGGGCTGGGCACCGGCTGGTACGAACTCGAACACGATTCGCTGGGCTTCGAGTTCGGCACCTTCACCGACCGCTTCAACAAGCTCGGCGAGGCGCTGGAGATCATCCTGCCGATGCTCGAAGGGCAACGCCCGACGGTCGAGGGCAGGTACTACCGCACGAAAGAGGCGATGGCCGAGCCGCGCTTCCGCGACCACATCCCGCTGATGATCGGCGGTAGCGGCGAGAAGAAGACGATCCCGCTGGCCGCGCGCCACTTCGACCACCTCAACATCATCGCGGGGTTCGACGAGCTGCCCCGCAAGATCGAGGTCGTCAAGCGGAAGTGCGAGGAGATCGACCGGGACCCGGCGACGCTGGAGACCAGCATGCTCGTCGTCGCGATGATCGACGAGAACATCACCGACGACGTGATCCCCGACGATTACAAGCAACAGGCGGTCTACGGCAGCGCCGAGCAGATCGTCGACCAGATCAAGACCAAGGTGCTCGACGCGGGCGTCGACGGCGTGATCCTGAGCCCCGTCACCAGCCTCAACGGCTACCACCCGGGCGGAATCACCGATGTCGCCGCTCTGTTGAAGCCCGTGCTGGGCGTTTAGTCCAGCGTTCCGCGTGGCATAAGCCACAACCGACCGAGTGCCCAACGCCGGGCACCGACGACTACCGTAGAGGGCGAGATTTCGCACGTCCCGCCCGTCGAGGAGCACTGATGAGCCATCCCGGAGCCACTCCAACGGATCGGCACAAGGTCGTCATCATCGGGTCCGGGTTCGGCGGTCTCAGCGCCGCCAAGACCCTCAAGCACGCCGATGTCGACATCAAGCTGATCGCCCGCACCACCCATCACCTGTTCCAGCCGCTGCTGTACCAGGTGGCGACCGGCATCATCTCCGAGGGCGAGATCGCCCCGGCGACCCGAGTGGTCCTGCGTAAGCAGAAGAACGTGCAGGTGCTCCTTGGCGATGTGACGCACATCGACCTGGAGAACAAGCTCGTGCACTCCGAGCTGCTGGGCCACGACTACGCCACGCCCTACGACAGCCTGATCATCGCCGCCGGTGCGGGTCAGTCCTACTTCGGCAACGATCACTTCGCCGAGTGGGCGCCGGGGATGAAGTCCATCGACGACGCGCTGGAGTTGCGCGGCCGCATCCTCGGGGCGTTCGAGCAAGCCGAGCGGTCGAGTGATCCGAAGCGGCGCGAGAAGCTGCTGACGTTCGTCGTCGTCGGCGCTGGCCCGACGGGCGTGGAGATGGCCGGACAGATCGCCGAACTCGCCGACTACACCCTCAAGGGGACCTTCCGCCACATCGACCCGACCAGCGCCCGGGTGATCCTGCTCGACGCCGCGCCGGCCGTGCTGCCGCCGATGGGCGAGAAACTGGGCAAGAAGGCCCAGGCCCGCTTGGAGAAGATGGGCGTCGAGATCCAGCTCAACGCCATGGTCACCGACGTCGACCGCAACGGCATCACGGTCAAGGATCCCGACGGCAATCTGCGGCGCATCGAGTCGGCGTGCAAGGTGTGGTCGGCAGGTGTGTCCGCGAGCCCGCTGGGTCGCGACCTGGCCGAGCAGTGCGATGTCGAGGTGGACCGCGCCGGGCGCGTCAAGGTGCTGCCCGACCTGTCGATTCCCGGTCATCCGAACGTGTTCGTCGTCGGTGACATGGCCGCCGTCGAGGGCGTTCCCGGTATGGCGCAGGGGGCGATCCAGGGCGGCCGTTACGCCGCGAAGCTGATCAAGAACGAGGTCAAGGGCGCCAACCCGAAGTTCCGTCAGCCGTTCGAGTACTTCGACAAGGGCTCGATGGCGACGGTGTCGCGGTTCTCGGCGGTGGCCAAGGTCGGCCCGCTGGAATTCGGCGGGTTCATCGCCTGGCTGGCGTGGCTGGCGCTGCACCTGGTGTACCTCGTCGGGTTCAAGACGAAGATCGTCACGCTCATCTCGTGGACGGTGACGTTCCTGTCGACCAAACGCGGTCAGCTCACGATCACCGAACAGCAGGCGTACGCCCGAACACGCATCGAGGAACTCGAGGAAATCGCGGCCGCGGTCACCGAGACCGAACGCGAGAGGGAGCAGGCGGCTAGTTAGTCAGCCGCTCCCCCTGCCACGTCGCCAGGCAGCCGCCGGCGGCCAGCGCGAGCACGGTGGCGTCGGTGTCGAAAGACGCCTGCGGATAACGCAGTTCGCTCACGCAGGCCAGTGGCCGGCCGAGCGCATCGTCGGTGACGGAGCCGCTGCCCAGTTCGACCCGGTGCCGCAGCAGCGGTGCGCCGTCGACGTCGGCGTGCAGTGCGCCGGCCCAGAAGCCGTCCCGCTCGCCGGATCTGCCGATCTGGACCCGCTCGCGCAGGCGGATGCCGCCGGCCCCGCTGAGCCGGACCCGGGTCTCGGTGAGGTGGCGGGAGCCGCCGGCGACGACGGTTGGTTGCGGGTCGATGTCGAGTTCGCCGGCGGATTCGATGTCCCACCACGTCCGCGACTCCGGGGTCGCGGCGCCCGGCAGCGCCATGGTGGCCGCGGCGCTGCGCACCGTCAGCCGGGCTCCTTCCTGCACCACGACCCGCACCGTGATGACGTCGCCCCCCAGCGGGGTGGCCGCGGCGGACACCAGGTGCACGGTGTCGGACCCGGTGCGGCGCACCGCGACTCCGCCGGTGTGCTCGATCCGGGGGGCGCGCCCGGGGGCTGCGACGATGACGACCTCGGAGCGCACTAGCTCTGCACCGGCACCCGCAGTTGTGCGCGCACCCAGTCGAGCACGGGACCGGCCGTTGGATCGGCCGTCAGCGAGATCAGCACGAACGGCCGGTCACCACGGACCTTGGCCGAGTCGCGGCGCATCACGTCGAGGTCGGCGCCGACCATCGGCGCCAGGTCCGTCTTGTTGATCACCAGCAGATCCGAGAAGGTCACGCCCGGACCGCCTTTGCGGGGCACCTTGTCCCCGCCGGCCACGTCGGCGACGAAGATCTGCACGTCGATCAACCCCGACGAGAACGTCGCGGTGAGGTTGTCACCGCCCGATTCGACGAGGATCAGATCCAGGTGGTCATGGCCGGCGATGAGGTCGTCGATCGCGTCCAGGTTCGCGGTGATGTCGTCGCGGATCGCGGTGTGCGGGCAGCCACCGGTCTGCACGGCGGCGATCCGGTCGTCGGGCAGCACGGCGTGCCGGCGCAGGAAGTCGGCGTCCTCGGTGGTGTAGATGTCGTTGGTCAGCACCGCCAGCGAGAGCTCGTCACGCAGTTGGCGGCACAGCGCGGCCACCAGGGCGGTCTTACCGGAGCCGACGGGCCCGCCGACGCCGATGCGCAGCGGCTCACCCGGGGTGCGCACCCGCTTGGGGCGCTCGGCGTGGTCGTGGGGCTGACCGTCTAGGAAATGTGGTGGCATATCGAGCCTTTCAGGATGCGAAGAGCGGCCGCTCGCGTTCGCTGTGCCGCTGGGACAGCACATCGAGCAGCGGGTCGGACAGGTCGGCAGGTTCTTTGGCGGCGGTGGACGAGACGTCGTCACACAGCGGGCCCAGCGCGAAGGTCAGCGCGGCGACGTCACCGGGGTCGAGGGCGAGCAGCCGCTGCGCGGCGGTCGCCGACCCGGTCATGGTGGTGTAGACGACCGAGAGCGCGGTCTGTTCGGGGCTGAGGCCGGCCGCGGCGCCGACCGCGCCCGAGGCGACCGCCAGGTGCGGCGTGCGCCCGAGCGCGGTCCAGTCGTGGTCCGGCCAGACCCGTCTGGCCAGGCGGGCCAATCCCCTGCCCTGCGCCCGGGATGCGGCCCGTGCGGCGGGTGCGGGTGTGCGGGCATCGGTTTCGCGGTCGGCCACGGCCACGCTGAGGGTCCCGGCGTGCACGGCGGCGGCCAGTGACGCCGCGACCAGACCCTGCGTGCGCACCCGCCGGATCAGGTAGGCGCGCAACGTCTCGAGGTTGGTCACGAGCCCGCTGGTGATGGCCTCCTCGACGCCGCCGGAGTGGACGTGGCCGCCGGTCGGCAGGCGGGAGTCGGCGAGGGTGAGCAGGGCGGTGAGCGGTGTCATCGGCACGGGAGATCGGCTAGAAGAGGAAGTAGCGCTGCGCCATCGGCAGCTCCGCGGCGGGTTGTTCCTGCCACACGTCGCCGTCGACGCGCACCGTGAAGGTGTCCGGATCGACCTCGATGCGGGGCAGTGCGTCGTTCAGCGGCATGTGCGCTTTGCCGACGCGTCGTACGTCCTTGACGGCAACCAGCCTGCGGCGCACGTCGATCCGGTCGGCGAGGCCGTCCTCGACCGCCTGCGGTGAGACGAAGTGCACCGACGTCGCGGCCGCCGCGGCGGGGGCCGCCCCGAACATCGGGCGCGGCAACACCGGTTGCGGCGTGGGGATCGACGCGTTGGCGTCGCCCATGGCGGCCCAGGCGATCATGCCGCCCTTGAGCACCGCGTGGGGACGGACGCCGAAGAACGCCGGTTCCCACAGCACCAGGTCGGCGAGTTTGCCGACCTCCACCGAGCCGATCTCGTGGTCGAGCCCGTGGGCGATGGCCGGGCAGATCGTGTATTTGGCGACGTAGCGGCGGGCCCGCATGTTGTCGGCGCCCT is a window from the Mycolicibacterium litorale genome containing:
- a CDS encoding ABC transporter permease, translated to MSDGPTLPRWIYVPAAAGALFVALPLVAVAAKVDWPRFTTLVTSESSVAALVLSLQTAAASTVLCVLLGVPMAMVLARSPSRAVRAVRPVILLPLVLPPVVGGIALLYAFGRLGLLGRYLEAAGIQIAFTTTAVVLAQTFVSLPFLVIALEGAARTAGTDYEVVAATLGAPPSTVWWRVSLPLLAPGLLSGSVLAFARSLGEFGATLTFAGSREGVTRTLPLEIYLQRESDPDAAVALSVLLVAVAAVVVVGLGSRRLRAQGWT
- a CDS encoding SDR family oxidoreductase, yielding MEVLVTGGDTDLGRAVAAGFRDDGHRVVIGGARREDLEIAAKELDVDSIVFDNTDPASLEEARSQFPHHLDTLVNVPAPRFAPEDPRTFALADHAAAWRRALDATLVSAVLTVQIVGDHLRSGGSIVNVIPENVAIAQAREGSVDAAIKAALSDWTAGQAAHFGTRGITVNAIATGRSAEPSYDGLGTTPPAVSAEIARLALFLSTPAARHITGQTMHVSRGALANFG
- a CDS encoding LLM class F420-dependent oxidoreductase; this translates as MTIRLGLQIPNFSYGTGVAELFPTVIAQAREAEAAGFDSVFVMDHFYQLPGLGTPDQPMLEAYTALGALATATERVQLGTLVTGNTYRNPTLLAKAITTLDVISQGRAILGLGTGWYELEHDSLGFEFGTFTDRFNKLGEALEIILPMLEGQRPTVEGRYYRTKEAMAEPRFRDHIPLMIGGSGEKKTIPLAARHFDHLNIIAGFDELPRKIEVVKRKCEEIDRDPATLETSMLVVAMIDENITDDVIPDDYKQQAVYGSAEQIVDQIKTKVLDAGVDGVILSPVTSLNGYHPGGITDVAALLKPVLGV
- a CDS encoding NAD(P)/FAD-dependent oxidoreductase yields the protein MSHPGATPTDRHKVVIIGSGFGGLSAAKTLKHADVDIKLIARTTHHLFQPLLYQVATGIISEGEIAPATRVVLRKQKNVQVLLGDVTHIDLENKLVHSELLGHDYATPYDSLIIAAGAGQSYFGNDHFAEWAPGMKSIDDALELRGRILGAFEQAERSSDPKRREKLLTFVVVGAGPTGVEMAGQIAELADYTLKGTFRHIDPTSARVILLDAAPAVLPPMGEKLGKKAQARLEKMGVEIQLNAMVTDVDRNGITVKDPDGNLRRIESACKVWSAGVSASPLGRDLAEQCDVEVDRAGRVKVLPDLSIPGHPNVFVVGDMAAVEGVPGMAQGAIQGGRYAAKLIKNEVKGANPKFRQPFEYFDKGSMATVSRFSAVAKVGPLEFGGFIAWLAWLALHLVYLVGFKTKIVTLISWTVTFLSTKRGQLTITEQQAYARTRIEELEEIAAAVTETEREREQAAS
- a CDS encoding urease accessory protein UreD: MRSEVVIVAAPGRAPRIEHTGGVAVRRTGSDTVHLVSAAATPLGGDVITVRVVVQEGARLTVRSAAATMALPGAATPESRTWWDIESAGELDIDPQPTVVAGGSRHLTETRVRLSGAGGIRLRERVQIGRSGERDGFWAGALHADVDGAPLLRHRVELGSGSVTDDALGRPLACVSELRYPQASFDTDATVLALAAGGCLATWQGERLTN
- the ureG gene encoding urease accessory protein UreG, with amino-acid sequence MPPHFLDGQPHDHAERPKRVRTPGEPLRIGVGGPVGSGKTALVAALCRQLRDELSLAVLTNDIYTTEDADFLRRHAVLPDDRIAAVQTGGCPHTAIRDDITANLDAIDDLIAGHDHLDLILVESGGDNLTATFSSGLIDVQIFVADVAGGDKVPRKGGPGVTFSDLLVINKTDLAPMVGADLDVMRRDSAKVRGDRPFVLISLTADPTAGPVLDWVRAQLRVPVQS
- a CDS encoding urease accessory protein UreF; its protein translation is MTPLTALLTLADSRLPTGGHVHSGGVEEAITSGLVTNLETLRAYLIRRVRTQGLVAASLAAAVHAGTLSVAVADRETDARTPAPAARAASRAQGRGLARLARRVWPDHDWTALGRTPHLAVASGAVGAAAGLSPEQTALSVVYTTMTGSATAAQRLLALDPGDVAALTFALGPLCDDVSSTAAKEPADLSDPLLDVLSQRHSERERPLFAS